The following are encoded in a window of Chloroflexota bacterium genomic DNA:
- the der gene encoding ribosome biogenesis GTPase Der: MARPVVAIVGRPNVGKSTLFNRLIGEQRAVMHDVPGTTRDRLYGTTDWNGHEMTVVDTGGIGVETDILRGPGDPARWGTLPLSHILDQAQEAMEEADVIVFLVDALNGLSSADMDVAQLLRRSEKPIVLGANKAEGKRGLQGAVELYELGLGEPIPFSAIHGTGTGDLLDAVVENLRESPPVEDEEPDLSIAIVGRPNVGKSSLLNRLLGKDRAIVSPIPGTTRDALDTELRWHGKRVRLIDTAGIRRRGRIEQGVEKFSVLRAVRAIERAEIAILVIDAVDGVTAQDTHVAGYVQEAKKGLVIAVNKWDLLEKDNFTANEYTTMIRRDLNFVDWAPLVFISAMTGQRAPRVLELADAVQAERDKRVTTPKLIEMVREAVVRHPRSEGGRQLKIFYATQADVRPPTFVFFVNDPKLMHFTYQRYLENQIRQAFGFEGTAIRMIFRGRDEKN, translated from the coding sequence ATGGCCCGGCCCGTCGTGGCAATTGTCGGCCGACCAAACGTCGGCAAGTCGACCCTCTTCAACCGCCTGATCGGCGAGCAACGCGCCGTCATGCACGACGTGCCCGGCACGACGCGCGACCGTCTCTACGGCACCACCGACTGGAACGGTCACGAGATGACCGTGGTCGATACCGGCGGCATCGGCGTCGAGACCGACATCCTGCGCGGCCCTGGTGATCCCGCCCGCTGGGGCACGCTGCCGCTCTCGCACATTCTGGATCAGGCCCAGGAGGCGATGGAGGAGGCCGACGTCATCGTCTTCCTGGTGGACGCGCTGAACGGCCTCTCCAGCGCCGACATGGACGTGGCGCAGCTGCTGCGCCGCTCCGAGAAGCCCATCGTGCTCGGCGCGAACAAGGCTGAGGGCAAGCGCGGCCTGCAGGGCGCGGTGGAGCTGTACGAGCTGGGCCTCGGCGAGCCGATCCCCTTCTCGGCGATTCACGGAACCGGCACCGGCGATCTGCTGGACGCCGTGGTTGAGAACCTGCGCGAGTCGCCCCCGGTCGAGGACGAGGAGCCGGACCTTTCCATCGCCATCGTCGGGCGGCCGAACGTCGGGAAGTCGTCGCTGTTGAATCGGCTGCTCGGGAAGGACCGGGCCATCGTCAGCCCGATCCCTGGGACCACCCGCGACGCCCTCGACACCGAGCTGCGGTGGCACGGCAAGCGGGTCCGCCTGATCGACACGGCCGGCATCCGGCGGCGCGGGCGCATCGAACAGGGCGTGGAGAAGTTCAGCGTGCTGCGGGCGGTCCGCGCCATCGAGCGCGCCGAGATCGCGATCCTCGTCATCGACGCGGTCGATGGCGTGACGGCGCAGGACACCCACGTCGCCGGGTACGTGCAGGAGGCCAAGAAGGGCCTCGTCATCGCCGTCAACAAGTGGGACTTGCTGGAGAAGGACAACTTCACGGCGAACGAGTACACCACGATGATTCGGCGCGATCTGAACTTCGTGGACTGGGCGCCGTTGGTGTTCATCTCGGCCATGACCGGCCAGCGCGCCCCGCGCGTGCTGGAGCTGGCCGACGCGGTCCAGGCCGAGCGCGACAAGCGGGTCACCACCCCCAAGCTGATCGAGATGGTCCGCGAGGCCGTCGTGCGCCACCCGCGCTCTGAGGGCGGGCGGCAGCTAAAGATCTTCTATGCGACCCAGGCCGACGTGCGCCCGCCGACGTTCGTCTTCTTCGTCAACGATCCGAAGCTGATGCACTTCACGTATCAGCGCTACCTCGAAAACCAGATCCGGCAGGCATTCGGCTTCGAGGGCACGGCGATCCGGATGATCTTCCGGGGGCGCGACGAGAAGAACTGA
- a CDS encoding ParB/RepB/Spo0J family partition protein has protein sequence MMSLVLVDPRAIQPDPDNVRRDAADDLDGLADSIRQHGVLQPLGVARENGGFRVVYGNRRRAAAIKVGLPEVPCVVVDASPEDRLIHQMLENLQRRDLNDMDKAEGFARLKRNLAKHNPDASDRGLDEAIAQVVGFSPSTVRRYLGLRDLAPAVRDLITDGSLTVTQAQHLSAVADPVNQTELAELAVEKGLSAAALSRACRASAAQPGISPAEAIELGERDQLPEPIRPVRSAEAAPARVARAPRAKDESEDDSDLWVGSADSIPDDDGPRAPVGPRTADGHRVFKIKTVSAFMDEIDRLARCIQDGDLGRAADEEADAPIQLRLASRQLAYVSKELSGFLKKRGWGE, from the coding sequence ATGATGTCGCTAGTGCTGGTCGATCCGCGCGCCATTCAGCCGGATCCCGACAACGTGCGTCGTGACGCCGCGGACGATCTGGACGGTCTGGCCGACAGTATCCGTCAGCATGGCGTCCTGCAGCCTCTGGGCGTAGCTCGAGAGAACGGCGGCTTCCGGGTGGTGTACGGCAACCGGCGGCGCGCGGCAGCCATCAAGGTGGGCCTGCCGGAAGTGCCGTGTGTGGTGGTGGACGCCTCACCTGAGGATCGGCTGATCCACCAGATGCTGGAGAACCTCCAGCGGCGCGATCTGAACGACATGGACAAGGCCGAGGGCTTCGCGCGGCTGAAGCGCAACCTGGCAAAGCACAATCCGGATGCCAGCGACCGCGGCCTGGACGAGGCCATTGCCCAGGTCGTCGGGTTTTCGCCGTCCACGGTGCGCCGGTACCTGGGGCTGCGTGACCTTGCGCCGGCCGTCCGCGACCTGATCACCGACGGCAGCCTGACCGTCACCCAGGCCCAGCACCTGAGCGCAGTGGCCGATCCGGTCAATCAGACCGAGCTGGCCGAGCTGGCGGTCGAGAAGGGCCTGTCGGCGGCGGCGTTGAGTCGGGCCTGCCGGGCGTCGGCGGCGCAGCCGGGCATCAGTCCGGCCGAGGCAATCGAACTGGGCGAGCGCGACCAGCTGCCGGAGCCGATCCGCCCTGTCCGCTCGGCGGAGGCGGCCCCGGCACGCGTAGCGCGCGCCCCCAGGGCGAAGGACGAGTCGGAGGATGACTCCGACCTGTGGGTCGGATCGGCGGACTCGATCCCGGATGACGACGGCCCGCGCGCGCCGGTTGGACCGCGCACGGCGGACGGCCACCGCGTGTTCAAGATCAAGACCGTCTCGGCGTTCATGGACGAGATCGACCGGCTGGCACGCTGCATTCAGGACGGAGACCTCGGGCGGGCGGCCGACGAAGAGGCCGACGCGCCGATCCAGCTGCGGCTCGCCTCGCGCCAACTGGCCTACGTGTCCAAGGAGCTGTCCGGGTTTCTGAAGAAGCGGGGCTGGGGCGAGTAG
- a CDS encoding D-2-hydroxyacid dehydrogenase: MPVPTPFKMTFLPPQREKTREWAEAIAKAVPEATVVVAETDEEALKEIPDTDAVFGTLNQELLAKAGRLKWIAAPAIAPPAGYYFQRLVEHPSIATNFRGIFNEHIAAHILAFVLAFARGFHYYFPRQLRHEYKPERLDTGTVYLPESTALIMGVGGIGAEAAKYLSQLGVTVIGIDGRVEQAPQGISELHRPEALDAQLGRADFVILTIPHTPETEGLFNAERFARMKPSAFFINIGRGMTTKLDDLNAALRNGTIAGAALDVYEIEPLPADHPLWDAPNVMLTPHTAGFGPYLDDRRRDLLVANAKRFAAGEPLVNQVNKALWF; this comes from the coding sequence ATGCCCGTGCCGACTCCATTCAAGATGACGTTCCTGCCGCCCCAGCGCGAGAAGACGCGCGAGTGGGCCGAGGCGATTGCGAAGGCCGTGCCCGAGGCGACGGTCGTAGTCGCGGAGACGGACGAGGAGGCGCTGAAGGAGATCCCCGACACCGACGCCGTGTTCGGGACGCTCAACCAGGAGCTGCTTGCAAAGGCCGGGCGCCTGAAGTGGATCGCAGCCCCAGCCATCGCGCCGCCAGCCGGCTACTACTTCCAGCGGCTGGTCGAGCACCCGAGCATCGCCACCAACTTTCGAGGCATCTTCAACGAGCATATCGCCGCACACATCCTGGCGTTCGTACTGGCGTTTGCGCGGGGGTTCCACTACTACTTCCCGCGCCAGCTACGGCATGAGTACAAGCCCGAGCGGCTCGACACCGGCACGGTCTATCTGCCCGAGTCCACGGCGCTGATCATGGGCGTCGGCGGGATCGGCGCCGAAGCCGCGAAGTACCTTTCGCAGCTCGGCGTGACGGTAATCGGCATCGATGGCCGCGTGGAGCAGGCCCCGCAGGGCATCTCCGAGCTGCACCGCCCGGAGGCCCTCGACGCGCAGCTTGGCCGCGCCGACTTCGTCATCCTGACCATCCCTCACACGCCCGAGACGGAAGGTCTGTTCAACGCCGAGCGCTTCGCCAGGATGAAGCCGTCGGCGTTCTTCATCAATATCGGGCGCGGCATGACCACGAAGCTGGATGACCTCAACGCCGCGTTGCGGAACGGGACCATCGCCGGCGCAGCGCTCGACGTGTACGAGATCGAGCCGCTGCCGGCCGATCACCCGCTCTGGGACGCCCCGAACGTGATGCTGACGCCGCACACGGCGGGCTTCGGGCCGTACCTGGACGACCGCCGCCGCGACCTGCTGGTGGCGAATGCGAAGCGGTTCGCAGCGGGCGAGCCGCTGGTCAACCAGGTCAACAAGGCGCTCTGGTTCTAG